From the Butyrivibrio fibrisolvens genome, one window contains:
- the rpoC gene encoding DNA-directed RNA polymerase subunit beta' — protein MNKAINEASSGRSTLTQQYQPMTFDAIKIGLASPEKIREWSHGEVTKPETINYRTLKPERDGLFCERIFGPTKDWECHCGKYKKIRYKGVVCDRCGVEVTKSSVRRERMGHIELAAPVSHIWYFKGIPSRMGLLLDISPRVLEKVLYFASYIVLNPGETTLEYKQVLSEKEYQDAREEFGNKFRAGMGAEAIKELLIDIDLEKDYAELKEEVETSSGQKRARVIKRLDAVEAFRESGNDPSWMIMDCIPVIPPDLRPMVQLDGGRFATSDLNDLYRRIINRNNRLKRLLELGAPDIIVRNEKRMLQEAVDALIDNGRRGRPVTGPGNRALKSLSDLLKGKSGRFRQNLLGKRVDYSGRSVIVVGPELKIYQCGLPKEMAIELFKPFVMKELVSRGISQNIKNAKKLVERLDEQVWDVLEDVIKEHPVMLNRAPTLHRLGIQAFEPILVEGKAIKLHPLACTPFNADFDGDQMAVHLPLSVEAQAECRFLMLLPNNLLKPADGGPVNVPTQDMVLGLYYLTQERPGAKGEGKFFKSVDEAVLAYENDVVTLQSKVYVRVSKTLADGTVASGIVQSTVGRFMFNEMLPQDLGFVDRSKPENLLKPEVDFMVGKKQLKQIITKCINVHGTFKTAEVLDYIKATGYHLSTRAAMTVSISDMTVPPQKQEMLDEAQKTVDRIAANYRRGLITDEERYRAVIDTWMQTDKELTKCLLEGLDKYNNIFMMADSGARGSNQQIKQLAGMRGLMADTTGRTIELPIKSNFREGLDVLEYFMSAHGARKGLSDTALRTADSGYLTRRMVDVSQELIIREVDCSAGKEEIPGMTVRAFMDGKETIEPLSDRITGRFSCETIKDAEGNVLVKKNHMITPSRAEKILSVGVNAKGGPIEAVKIRTILTCRSHVGICAKCYGANMATGEAVQVGEAVGIIAAQSIGEPGTQLTMRTFHTGGVAGGDITQGLPRVEELFEARKPKGLAIISELDGQVEIRDTKKKREVVVTNDETGESKAYLIPYGSRIKVQDKQTIEAGDELTEGSVNPHDLLKIKGIRAVQDYLLREVQRVYRLQGVDICDKHIEVIVRQMLNKVMIDESGDTNYLPGTLVNVLDFEDDNERLISEGKRPAVGKQVILGITKSALATDSFLSAASFQETTKVLTDAAIRGKVDPLLGLKENVIIGKLIPAGTGLKRYRDVGLNTDEHFKDPARMILRKQPSVSRAAFEAESDIDDNIAIEETVTVMDDDE, from the coding sequence ATGAATAAAGCAATCAATGAGGCTTCCAGCGGAAGATCTACTCTTACGCAGCAGTATCAGCCGATGACATTTGATGCAATTAAGATTGGTCTTGCTTCTCCGGAGAAGATTCGTGAGTGGTCACATGGCGAAGTTACAAAGCCTGAGACCATTAACTACAGAACCTTAAAGCCGGAACGTGATGGCCTTTTCTGCGAAAGAATTTTCGGACCTACAAAGGACTGGGAATGTCACTGCGGAAAATATAAGAAGATTAGATATAAGGGCGTTGTTTGTGATCGCTGCGGAGTTGAAGTAACTAAGTCTTCAGTTCGTCGTGAGCGCATGGGTCACATCGAGCTTGCAGCTCCTGTTTCCCACATTTGGTATTTCAAGGGAATCCCTAGCCGTATGGGTCTTCTTCTTGATATATCACCAAGAGTACTTGAGAAAGTCCTCTATTTTGCTTCATACATAGTTCTTAATCCGGGAGAAACAACTCTTGAGTACAAGCAGGTTCTCTCTGAGAAAGAATATCAGGATGCCAGAGAAGAGTTCGGCAACAAGTTCCGTGCAGGAATGGGTGCTGAAGCTATCAAAGAGCTCCTTATCGATATCGACCTTGAGAAAGATTATGCAGAGCTCAAGGAAGAAGTTGAGACATCAAGCGGACAGAAGAGAGCTCGTGTCATCAAGAGACTTGATGCAGTAGAAGCTTTCCGTGAGTCAGGCAATGATCCAAGCTGGATGATCATGGATTGTATCCCGGTTATTCCTCCGGATCTTCGTCCTATGGTACAGCTCGATGGTGGACGTTTTGCAACATCTGATCTTAACGATCTGTATCGTCGTATTATTAACAGAAACAACCGTCTTAAGAGACTTCTTGAGCTCGGTGCTCCTGATATCATCGTTCGTAACGAGAAGAGAATGCTTCAGGAAGCAGTAGATGCTCTTATTGATAACGGTCGTCGTGGACGTCCTGTTACAGGTCCTGGTAACCGTGCACTTAAGTCACTTTCAGACCTTCTGAAAGGTAAGTCAGGTCGTTTCAGACAGAACCTTCTTGGTAAGCGTGTCGACTATTCCGGCCGTTCCGTTATCGTAGTTGGTCCTGAACTTAAGATTTATCAGTGTGGTCTTCCTAAGGAAATGGCTATCGAGCTGTTCAAACCTTTCGTTATGAAAGAGCTTGTATCCCGCGGAATCTCACAGAATATAAAGAATGCCAAGAAGCTTGTTGAGCGTCTTGATGAGCAGGTTTGGGATGTACTTGAAGATGTTATCAAAGAGCATCCTGTTATGCTTAACCGTGCTCCCACACTTCACAGACTTGGTATCCAGGCATTTGAGCCTATCCTTGTAGAAGGTAAAGCTATTAAGCTTCATCCTCTTGCATGTACACCTTTCAATGCTGACTTTGATGGTGACCAGATGGCTGTTCACCTCCCACTTTCAGTAGAAGCTCAGGCAGAGTGTCGTTTCCTTATGCTGCTTCCTAACAACCTGTTGAAGCCTGCAGATGGTGGCCCTGTTAACGTTCCTACACAGGATATGGTACTTGGTCTTTACTACCTTACACAGGAGCGTCCTGGTGCAAAGGGAGAAGGCAAGTTCTTCAAGTCAGTAGATGAAGCTGTTCTTGCATATGAGAACGATGTAGTAACTCTTCAGTCTAAGGTATACGTTCGTGTATCCAAGACTCTTGCTGACGGAACAGTAGCTTCCGGCATAGTACAGAGCACTGTAGGACGTTTCATGTTCAATGAGATGCTTCCTCAGGATCTTGGATTTGTAGACAGATCAAAGCCTGAAAACCTTCTTAAGCCAGAAGTTGACTTCATGGTTGGTAAGAAGCAGCTCAAGCAGATCATCACAAAGTGTATCAACGTGCATGGTACATTCAAGACTGCTGAAGTTCTTGACTACATCAAGGCAACAGGTTATCACCTCTCTACAAGAGCTGCCATGACAGTTTCAATTTCTGATATGACAGTACCTCCACAGAAGCAGGAGATGCTTGATGAAGCTCAGAAGACTGTTGACCGTATCGCTGCTAACTACCGCCGTGGTCTTATTACAGACGAAGAGCGTTATCGTGCAGTAATCGATACATGGATGCAGACCGATAAAGAGCTTACTAAGTGCCTTCTTGAAGGTCTTGATAAATACAACAACATATTCATGATGGCTGACTCCGGTGCCCGTGGTTCTAACCAGCAGATCAAGCAGCTGGCTGGTATGCGTGGACTTATGGCTGATACAACAGGTCGTACAATCGAACTTCCTATCAAGTCAAACTTCCGTGAAGGTCTTGACGTTCTGGAGTATTTCATGTCAGCTCATGGTGCTCGTAAGGGCCTTTCTGATACAGCTCTTCGTACAGCCGATTCAGGTTACCTTACACGTCGAATGGTTGATGTATCACAGGAACTTATTATTCGTGAAGTTGACTGTTCTGCAGGCAAGGAAGAGATTCCTGGAATGACAGTACGTGCTTTCATGGATGGAAAAGAAACTATCGAGCCATTGTCAGATCGTATCACAGGACGTTTCTCATGCGAGACTATCAAGGACGCAGAAGGAAATGTACTTGTTAAGAAGAATCATATGATCACACCAAGCCGTGCAGAGAAGATCCTCTCTGTAGGTGTAAATGCTAAGGGTGGTCCGATCGAGGCAGTAAAGATCCGTACAATCCTTACATGCCGCAGCCACGTTGGTATCTGTGCTAAGTGTTATGGTGCTAACATGGCAACAGGTGAAGCAGTACAGGTTGGTGAAGCAGTTGGTATCATCGCTGCTCAGTCAATCGGTGAGCCTGGTACACAGCTTACTATGAGAACATTCCATACCGGTGGTGTTGCCGGCGGAGATATCACACAGGGTCTTCCTCGTGTAGAAGAATTGTTCGAAGCACGTAAACCTAAGGGACTTGCTATCATCTCAGAGCTTGATGGTCAGGTAGAGATCCGTGACACTAAGAAGAAGCGTGAAGTTGTCGTTACTAATGACGAGACAGGTGAATCAAAGGCATATCTTATCCCTTATGGTTCACGTATCAAAGTTCAGGATAAGCAGACAATTGAAGCCGGTGATGAACTTACAGAAGGTTCTGTAAATCCTCACGATCTTCTCAAGATCAAGGGTATCCGTGCAGTACAGGATTACCTTCTTAGAGAGGTACAGAGAGTATATCGTCTTCAGGGTGTTGATATTTGCGATAAGCATATCGAAGTTATCGTACGCCAGATGCTCAATAAGGTTATGATCGATGAAAGTGGAGATACTAACTACCTTCCTGGAACACTTGTAAACGTTCTTGACTTCGAGGATGACAATGAAAGACTCATCTCAGAAGGTAAGAGACCTGCAGTAGGTAAGCAGGTAATCCTTGGTATCACCAAGTCAGCACTTGCAACAGATTCCTTCCTGTCAGCCGCTTCCTTCCAGGAAACAACTAAGGTTCTGACAGATGCAGCTATCCGCGGTAAGGTTGATCCGCTTCTTGGTCTTAAAGAGAACGTTATCATCGGTAAACTTATTCCTGCTGGTACAGGTCTTAAGAGATATCGTGACGTTGGTCTTAATACAGACGAACACTTCAAGGATCCTGCAAGAATGATTCTTCGTAAACAGCCTTCAGTAAGCAGAGCTGCCTTCGAAGCTGAAAGTGATATTGATGACAATATCGCTATCGAAGAAACTGTTACTGTAATGGATGATGACGAATAA
- the rpsL gene encoding 30S ribosomal protein S12, translating into MPTFNQLVRKGRQTSVKKSTAPALQKGFNSLHKKDIATASPQKRGVCTAVKTATPKKPNSALRKIARVRLSNGIEVTSYIPGEGHNLQEHSVVLIRGGRVKDLPGTRYHIIRGTLDTAGVADRKQARSKYGAKRPKASK; encoded by the coding sequence ATGCCAACATTTAACCAGTTAGTCAGAAAAGGTCGTCAGACATCTGTAAAGAAGTCTACTGCTCCTGCTCTTCAGAAGGGTTTTAACTCTCTTCACAAGAAGGACATAGCTACAGCTTCTCCTCAGAAGCGTGGTGTCTGCACAGCTGTTAAGACAGCAACACCTAAAAAGCCTAACTCAGCTCTTCGTAAGATCGCCAGAGTGCGTCTTTCAAACGGCATCGAGGTAACATCCTATATTCCTGGTGAAGGTCACAACCTTCAGGAGCATAGCGTTGTTCTTATCCGTGGTGGAAGAGTTAAGGATCTGCCTGGTACAAGATATCACATTATCCGTGGTACACTTGATACAGCCGGTGTTGCAGATCGTAAGCAGGCTCGTTCCAAGTATGGCGCTAAGAGACCTAAGGCCTCAAAGTAA
- the rpsG gene encoding 30S ribosomal protein S7 — protein sequence MPRKGHIVKRDVLEDPMYNSKVVTKLVNQVMLDGKKGVAQKIVYGAFAQVEEKSGKPALEVFETAMNNIMPALEVKARRIGGATYQVPIEVRPDRRQALALRWLVLFSRKRGEKTMIDRLAGEIMDASNNTGAAVKRKEDMHKMADANKAFSHYRF from the coding sequence GTGCCGCGTAAAGGACATATTGTAAAACGTGATGTACTGGAAGATCCAATGTACAACAGCAAGGTTGTAACAAAGCTTGTAAACCAGGTTATGCTGGATGGCAAGAAAGGTGTTGCACAGAAGATTGTATACGGAGCTTTCGCACAGGTTGAAGAGAAGTCTGGAAAGCCAGCTCTCGAAGTATTTGAGACAGCTATGAATAATATCATGCCTGCACTCGAAGTAAAAGCTAGACGTATTGGTGGTGCTACATACCAGGTTCCGATCGAGGTTAGACCGGACAGACGTCAGGCCCTGGCTCTTCGCTGGCTTGTACTGTTTTCACGTAAGAGAGGCGAGAAGACTATGATCGATCGTCTCGCTGGCGAGATTATGGATGCTTCTAACAATACAGGAGCAGCTGTAAAGCGTAAGGAAGACATGCACAAGATGGCAGATGCAAACAAGGCTTTCTCACACTACAGATTCTAA
- the fusA gene encoding elongation factor G: MAKREYPLERTRNIGIIAHIDAGKTTCTERILYYTGVNYKIGETHDGASTMDFMEQERERGITIQSAATTCHWTPQEYGKKIAGAPEYRLNIIDTPGHVDFTAEVERSLRVLDGAVGIFDAKNGVEPQSENVWRQADTYGVPRIAFINKMDIVGANFYHDLDMIRDRLGKNPIAINIPIGAEDTYEGLIDLFEMKAYYFKGEKGADEDCEEIPEELKDQAEEWHNKMVEQIVELDENLMEKYLEGEEVTTAELKAALRKGTIASEAVPVCNGTAYRNKGVQKLLDAVIEYLPAPTDVPDVEGTDMEGNEITCKSTEDGPLAALAFKIVSDPFVGKLAFIRVYRGILKSGSYVLNSTKDKKERVGRIMQIHADKRTEIQEAFAGDIAAAVGFKDTTTGDTICDENNPVILESIEFPDPVIELAIEPKTKAGQAKLGEALGKLSEEDPTFQVHTNHETGQTIIAGMGEVQLEVIVDRLLREFKVEANVGAPQVAYKEAFTKAVDIESKYAKQSGGRGQYGHCKVRFEPMDANGEELYKFDNEVVGGAIPKEFIQPISDGIEEAMKAGSIAGFPVVGIHATVYDGSYHEVDSSEMAFHIAGSMAFKDAMAKASPALLEPIMKVEVTMPEEYMGDVIGDINSRRGRVEGMDDMGNGKIVRAYVPLAEMFGYATDLRSKTQGRGNYSMFFEKYEPVPKNVADKVISQYKQA, encoded by the coding sequence TTGGCTAAAAGAGAATATCCATTGGAGAGAACCAGAAATATAGGTATCATTGCTCATATCGATGCTGGTAAAACAACATGTACAGAGCGTATCCTCTATTATACTGGTGTTAACTACAAGATTGGTGAGACACACGACGGCGCTTCTACCATGGACTTCATGGAACAGGAGAGAGAGCGTGGAATCACAATTCAGTCTGCAGCTACAACATGCCACTGGACTCCACAGGAATACGGCAAAAAGATCGCTGGTGCTCCTGAGTATCGTCTTAACATTATCGATACTCCTGGTCACGTAGACTTCACAGCAGAAGTTGAGCGTTCACTTCGTGTACTTGATGGTGCAGTTGGTATCTTTGATGCTAAGAACGGCGTTGAGCCACAGTCTGAGAACGTATGGCGTCAGGCTGACACATACGGCGTACCACGTATCGCATTCATCAACAAGATGGATATCGTTGGTGCAAACTTCTACCACGATCTGGATATGATCCGTGATCGTCTTGGTAAGAACCCGATCGCTATCAATATCCCGATCGGTGCTGAAGATACTTATGAAGGACTTATCGATCTCTTCGAAATGAAAGCTTATTATTTCAAGGGTGAGAAGGGTGCTGATGAAGATTGTGAAGAAATCCCTGAGGAACTCAAGGATCAGGCTGAAGAGTGGCACAACAAGATGGTTGAGCAGATCGTAGAGCTTGATGAGAACCTTATGGAGAAATACCTTGAAGGCGAAGAAGTTACTACAGCAGAGCTCAAAGCAGCTCTTCGTAAGGGAACAATCGCTTCTGAGGCAGTTCCTGTATGTAACGGAACAGCTTACAGAAACAAGGGTGTTCAGAAGCTTCTTGATGCAGTTATCGAGTATCTTCCTGCTCCTACAGATGTACCGGACGTTGAAGGTACAGATATGGAAGGAAATGAGATCACATGTAAGTCTACAGAGGATGGCCCTCTTGCAGCTCTTGCATTCAAGATCGTATCTGATCCTTTCGTAGGTAAGCTTGCATTTATCCGTGTTTACAGAGGTATCCTCAAGTCAGGATCTTATGTACTCAACTCAACAAAGGATAAGAAGGAACGTGTAGGTCGTATCATGCAGATCCATGCTGATAAGCGTACAGAGATCCAGGAAGCATTTGCTGGTGATATCGCTGCAGCAGTTGGTTTCAAGGATACAACTACAGGTGATACAATCTGTGATGAGAACAATCCTGTTATCCTCGAGTCTATCGAGTTCCCTGATCCTGTTATCGAGCTCGCTATCGAGCCTAAGACAAAAGCAGGCCAGGCTAAGCTTGGTGAAGCTCTTGGTAAGCTTTCTGAAGAAGATCCTACATTCCAGGTACACACTAACCACGAGACAGGTCAGACTATCATCGCTGGTATGGGTGAAGTTCAGCTGGAAGTTATCGTTGACCGTCTCCTTCGTGAGTTCAAGGTTGAGGCTAACGTAGGTGCACCTCAGGTTGCATATAAGGAAGCATTCACAAAGGCTGTAGATATCGAGTCTAAGTATGCTAAGCAGTCCGGTGGTCGTGGTCAGTATGGTCACTGTAAAGTTAGATTCGAGCCTATGGATGCTAACGGTGAAGAGCTTTACAAGTTCGATAACGAAGTTGTCGGCGGTGCTATTCCTAAGGAATTCATCCAGCCTATTTCTGATGGTATCGAAGAGGCTATGAAAGCCGGTAGTATTGCTGGATTCCCTGTTGTTGGTATCCACGCAACCGTATACGACGGATCATATCATGAAGTCGATTCATCTGAAATGGCATTCCACATTGCCGGATCTATGGCATTCAAGGATGCTATGGCTAAGGCATCACCTGCACTTCTTGAGCCTATCATGAAGGTTGAGGTTACAATGCCTGAGGAATACATGGGTGATGTTATCGGTGATATCAACTCCCGTCGTGGCCGTGTAGAAGGTATGGATGACATGGGCAATGGTAAGATTGTTCGTGCATACGTTCCTCTTGCTGAGATGTTCGGTTATGCAACAGACCTTCGTTCTAAGACACAGGGTCGTGGTAACTACTCAATGTTCTTTGAGAAGTATGAGCCAGTACCGAAGAACGTTGCTGACAAGGTTATCTCACAGTACAAGCAGGCCTAA
- the tuf gene encoding elongation factor Tu, producing the protein MAKAHFDRTKPHCNIGTIGHVDHGKTTLTAAITAVLADRQGGEAVAFDQIDKAPEEKARGITISSAHIEYETKNRHYAHVDCPGHADYVKNMITGAAQMDGAILVVAATDGVMAQTKEHVLLARQVGVPYIVVFMNKCDMVDDPELLDLVEMEIRDLLNEYEFPGDDTPIIRGSALKALEDPKSEWGDKIVELMDTVDSYIPDPAREIDKPFLMPVEDVFTITGRGTVATGRVERGQLHLNDEIEIVGIKEETKKSVVTGIEMFRKTLDYAEAGDNVGILLRGVDRTEIERGQVVAVPGTVTCHKKFTAEVYVLTKDEGGRHTPFFNNYRPQFYFRTTDVTGVCNLPEGTEMCMPGDHVTMTIELIHPIAMEQGLTFAIREGGRTVGSGRVATIIE; encoded by the coding sequence ATGGCAAAGGCACATTTTGACAGAACAAAGCCGCATTGTAACATTGGTACAATCGGACACGTTGACCACGGTAAGACAACTCTTACAGCTGCTATCACAGCAGTTCTTGCTGACAGACAGGGTGGCGAAGCAGTAGCTTTCGATCAGATCGATAAGGCACCTGAAGAAAAGGCACGTGGAATAACAATTTCATCTGCTCACATCGAGTATGAGACAAAAAACAGACACTATGCACACGTTGACTGCCCTGGCCACGCTGATTATGTAAAGAACATGATCACTGGTGCAGCTCAGATGGATGGCGCTATCCTCGTTGTTGCTGCTACAGACGGTGTTATGGCTCAGACAAAGGAGCACGTTCTTCTTGCTCGTCAGGTAGGCGTTCCTTACATCGTTGTATTCATGAACAAGTGCGATATGGTTGATGATCCTGAACTTCTTGACCTTGTTGAGATGGAGATCAGAGACCTTCTTAACGAGTACGAGTTCCCTGGCGATGATACACCTATCATCCGTGGTTCAGCTCTTAAGGCTCTTGAGGATCCTAAGTCCGAATGGGGTGACAAGATCGTTGAGCTTATGGATACAGTTGATTCTTATATCCCTGATCCTGCTCGTGAGATCGACAAGCCTTTCCTTATGCCTGTTGAGGACGTATTCACAATCACAGGTCGTGGTACAGTTGCTACAGGCCGTGTTGAGAGAGGTCAGCTCCACCTTAACGACGAAATCGAAATCGTTGGTATCAAGGAAGAGACAAAGAAGTCAGTTGTTACAGGTATCGAGATGTTCCGTAAGACTCTTGACTACGCTGAAGCTGGTGATAACGTAGGTATCCTTCTTCGTGGTGTAGATCGTACAGAGATCGAAAGAGGACAGGTTGTAGCTGTTCCTGGAACAGTTACTTGCCACAAGAAGTTCACAGCTGAGGTTTACGTTCTTACAAAGGATGAAGGTGGACGTCATACTCCTTTCTTCAACAACTATCGTCCTCAGTTCTACTTCAGAACAACAGACGTAACAGGTGTATGTAACCTTCCTGAAGGTACAGAGATGTGCATGCCTGGTGACCACGTAACAATGACTATCGAACTTATTCACCCTATCGCTATGGAGCAGGGTCTTACATTCGCTATTCGTGAAGGCGGACGTACAGTAGGTTCAGGCCGTGTTGCTACAATCATCGAGTAA
- a CDS encoding class I SAM-dependent methyltransferase — MWLAENWKDYEVLDTSNGEKLERWGKYQLVRPDPQVIWNTDKKLPGWRKPNGHYHRSNKGGGEWEFHSLPEEWTISYNSLTFHLKPFSFKHTGLFPEQAANWDWFSKLIRESGREIKVLNLFAYTGGATVSAAAAGASVTHVDASKGMVTWAKENAVSSGLADASIRWLVDDCVKFVQREIRRGNKYDAIIMDPPSYGRGPKGEIWKIEESIYPFIELCSQILSDNPLFFLINSYTTGLQPAVLSYMLHTVLDPIHKGKIEADEVGLPVSSNGLVLPCGASGRWTAL, encoded by the coding sequence ATGTGGCTTGCTGAAAATTGGAAAGATTATGAAGTTTTAGATACATCTAATGGAGAGAAGCTTGAAAGATGGGGTAAGTACCAGCTTGTACGTCCTGATCCTCAGGTTATTTGGAATACAGATAAAAAGCTCCCTGGATGGAGAAAACCTAATGGACATTATCACAGGAGTAATAAAGGCGGCGGCGAATGGGAGTTTCATTCTCTTCCCGAAGAATGGACTATAAGTTATAATTCGCTGACATTCCATCTTAAGCCCTTTAGTTTCAAACATACAGGTCTGTTCCCAGAACAGGCTGCTAACTGGGACTGGTTCTCTAAGCTTATCAGGGAATCCGGTCGTGAAATTAAAGTTCTGAATCTCTTCGCCTATACAGGTGGAGCAACTGTTTCTGCAGCTGCTGCCGGCGCATCCGTAACTCACGTGGATGCAAGTAAAGGAATGGTTACCTGGGCTAAAGAAAATGCAGTTTCATCCGGACTTGCAGATGCCAGTATCAGATGGCTTGTTGACGACTGTGTTAAATTTGTACAGCGCGAGATTCGCCGTGGCAACAAGTATGATGCGATCATTATGGATCCTCCTTCATATGGAAGAGGTCCTAAGGGTGAGATCTGGAAGATTGAGGAAAGTATCTATCCTTTCATAGAACTTTGTTCACAGATTCTTTCGGATAATCCTCTTTTCTTCCTGATCAACTCATATACAACCGGTCTGCAGCCTGCTGTTCTTTCATATATGCTTCACACAGTCCTTGATCCTATTCATAAAGGCAAGATTGAAGCTGATGAAGTCGGTCTTCCGGTTTCTTCAAATGGTCTGGTTCTTCCTTGCGGTGCAAGCGGAAGATGGACAGCACTATAA
- the rpsJ gene encoding 30S ribosomal protein S10, with product MANQVMRITLKAYDHQLVDASAKKIIETVKKNGSQVSGPVPLPTKKEVVTILRAVHKYKDSREQFEQRTHKRLIDIITPTPKTVDALQRLEMPAGVYINIKMK from the coding sequence ATGGCAAATCAGGTAATGAGGATTACTCTTAAAGCATATGATCATCAGTTAGTTGATGCATCTGCTAAGAAGATCATCGAGACAGTCAAGAAGAACGGATCTCAGGTTTCAGGACCAGTTCCGCTTCCTACTAAGAAGGAAGTAGTAACAATTCTTCGTGCTGTACACAAGTACAAGGATTCTAGAGAGCAGTTCGAACAGAGAACTCATAAGAGACTGATCGATATCATCACACCTACACCTAAAACAGTTGATGCTCTGCAGAGACTCGAGATGCCTGCAGGTGTATACATCAACATCAAGATGAAATAA
- the rplC gene encoding 50S ribosomal protein L3, whose amino-acid sequence MKKAILATKVGMTQIFKEDGSLVPVTVLQAGPCVVTQIKTQENDGYSAVQVGFVDKKEKNYEAGQVWHRHGVNKAEAGHFKKAGVTSKRYVRELKLENAADYQLGAEIKADIFADGDKIDATAISKGKGFQGAIKKNGQHRGPMAHGSKFHRHQGSNGSSSDPSRVFKGKGMPGHMGAVRVTVQNLEVVKVDAEKNLILVKGAVPGPKKGLVTIKETTRVEA is encoded by the coding sequence ATGAAGAAGGCTATTTTAGCTACTAAGGTCGGAATGACCCAGATCTTCAAAGAAGACGGTTCACTTGTTCCTGTAACAGTACTTCAGGCTGGACCGTGCGTAGTAACACAGATCAAGACACAGGAAAACGACGGTTATTCTGCTGTTCAGGTTGGTTTCGTAGATAAGAAAGAAAAGAACTACGAAGCAGGCCAGGTATGGCACAGACATGGCGTAAACAAGGCTGAGGCTGGTCACTTCAAGAAGGCCGGTGTTACATCCAAGAGATACGTCAGAGAGCTTAAACTTGAGAATGCAGCTGATTATCAGCTTGGTGCAGAGATCAAGGCAGACATCTTCGCAGATGGAGACAAGATCGATGCAACAGCTATCTCAAAGGGTAAAGGTTTCCAGGGCGCCATCAAGAAGAATGGTCAGCACAGAGGACCTATGGCTCACGGTTCAAAGTTCCATCGTCATCAGGGTTCTAACGGTTCAAGTTCTGATCCTAGCCGTGTATTCAAGGGCAAAGGTATGCCAGGTCACATGGGCGCTGTAAGAGTTACAGTTCAGAACCTTGAAGTTGTAAAGGTAGACGCTGAGAAGAATCTCATTCTTGTTAAAGGCGCTGTACCAGGACCTAAGAAGGGCCTTGTTACTATCAAAGAAACAACAAGAGTTGAGGCATAA